CCGTACGGGGCCTACCCGGAATTGGTCAGGCTTATAAACCCGGAATTTGAATATTCGGTTTCCAATCACCCTATGTTCCCGGTTCTCTTTGTCATTCTCTGGATGTATACCGGAACCTACCTGATTATATTCATGGCCAACTTGCAGAAAATCGATGCCGCAATTATCGAGGCTGCAAGGATTGACGGGGCATCAGAAGGACAATCTCTGCGCTATATCATTCTTCCGGCCCTCTCAGGGGTCCTTGTGACAAGTTGCATTCTGGCTATCAGCGGTTCATTGAAAAGTTTCGACTTAATCTATGTTATGACGGGAGGGGGGCCTGCAAACAGGACCAGTGTCCTCTCTGTCTATATGTTTGACAAAGCCTTCAGGGGAGCCCCGAATTATCCATTGGCAAATGCTATCAGTACCGTGATGGTAACAATCAGTTTTATCCTTATCGGTTTGACCAAATGGGCCGAGAGTAAATTCGGGGGGAGAGAATAATATGTCTGATATCAAAGATACCAAAAGCCCCCGGGCCCGTTTCGGTTTGTTTCTGACCTATCTGGTTCTCCTTTTCTTTACGCTCATGGCAATCTACCCGCTCATCTGGCTGGCTATGAATTCTTTCAAGACAACAACCGAATTCCAGCTTAATAAGCTGGGGGTTCCAAAAGCCTGGGTCACGATCAATTACCAGGATGCCTGGGTAAGGGGAAAGTTTCCCCATCTGATTTTCAATAGTGTAATCTATACGGGAATTACTACATTGGTCACCTTGGTTTTCTCCTTTATGGCCGGGTTTGCCTTTGCAAAGATACCCCATAAGGCAACCAAGATTCTGCATGGTTCCTTTATCATCGGGCTACTGTTGACCTTACAGTCTATCATGGTTCCCTTGTTCCTTATCATCAACTGGACTGGATTATACAACTCTCGCCTTGGGGTCCTGATTCCTTATATCGGTATTGCGATGCCTATGGGGATTTACCTGGGAACCGATTATATTAAGAGTATTCCCAATGCCTTGATAGAATCGGCAAGGATTGACGGGGCAACCTATTTGAAGATATTCAGGACTATCATTGTCCCGATGGCTTTGCCTGTTGGTGTTACCGTTGCAATTCTTACCGTTACCGGTACTTGGAATGAATTTATGTTGATCAACATTCTGACCAGCAGTGATGCCCTGAAGAGTCTTCCTGTTGGGGTTCAAAAATTTGCTGGGGCTCTTTCCAGCGATTTCGGAAAGCAGTTTGCGTCTTTGGTAATAGGCTTGTTGCCCATGTTGATATTCTACATGTTCTTCCGCAAGGAGATTACCAAGGGAGTCGCAACAGGGGCTGTCAAAGGGTAGTCTAACAGACTTTGTTCTGGGAAAAGCACAACCCTAAAATTGTTTGACAGCTGTAGGTACGCATGGTAGCATTTAGTTTGTACAAAGTATGAACTAAATTGGTCATGAAGGATTCACCCTTTTTTTGGGGTGAATGTGCTATTGACGGGGTAGGCAAAAACCTACCGATTGTAAGCTCATGAGAAGTCATTAGGAGGTAAAAATGACTATAATGAAACGAATTTCTGTATTGGCTCTTGCTCTGATGATGGTAGTTACATCAGTATTTGCACAGGGGACCAAAGAAGATGCATCTGCCAAAGGGCAGACAGAATTGACTGTTCTGAACTACATTGATATGTCAGAACCGAACAGTGCAAACGAAGTCAAGTTGATCTGGGATAAATTCAATGCAGAAAATCCTGACATCAAGGTTATCCGTGAAGACTTGTTCAATGAGCCGTTCCACCAGAAGACAGAAGCCTATGTAGCAAGCGGCAAAGTGCCAGATGTATTATACATGTGGCCCAGCGGACGTTCCACCAGTCTTCACACTACCAAAAGCGTGAAGGACCTCATGCCGTTCCTGGAAAAAGATGGCTTGGTAAGTTCCTACAACCCTGCAACCCTGACCCCGCAGTTTGCTGGATTCCTGGGTGAACTTCCCAACGGTATTACGACGACCCATATGCTTTATGTCAACACGAAAGTGCTCAAAGACAATGGTTTGACCATGCCCAAGTCCTACAATGAGATGAAAGCAATGGTAAAGCCCCTAAAGGCCAAGGGTATCGACTTGATCGCAATGGATAATATGGACGCATGGGTCATGCAGAGTTGCTTGTTCTCCATGGTAGTCGGTCGCTTTGGAGGCACTGACTGGTATGGCCAGCTTGCTTCCGGCAAGATTTCCTTTACCGATCCCTGGTTCATCAATTCACTGAGTCTTATTGATGATATGTATAAATCAGGTATGATCAACCGTAACAGTCTTTCCAGTCCTTACGGTTCAAGCCGTGGTAGCTTTGCAGCCGGAAAGGCAGCCTTCTATATCGATGGCGACTGGTCGACTGCTTCCTTCCAGACTGATATGACCACCGGACAGGCTTTGTTGAGCCCAGCTGTGCAGGCTAGTGATATCGAACTCGTTGTTCTTCCTGAGATTACCGGTGAGGTAATTCACAATTCCAACAGTGGCGTAGTCGGAACCGGTTGGGGCATGAGTGCCAACATTCCAGCAGGATCTGCAAAAGAAGAAGCCGCTTGGAGACTTATTAAATTCCTCGAAGGCGAATATGCCCAGACGTATCGTTTGTCAATCGGTGCTTCTTTCCCCTCCAACCTCAAAGTCGATGTTGCCAAAGTTGTAAAAGAAAGGAACCTCGAACCCCTGGTAGCCAAGAGGGCTGATTACTATAAGAATTTCAACACCATTACCCCCGTTATCGACGGAGTACTGGCTGGAGACGTTTACAATGTAATCAACACCGGATTGCAGGAAATCGGTCTTGGGTCTAAGACCCCTGCCATGGTAGCCCAGAATGTCCAGAAGGCATGGCAAACCTGGAAAGCCAACCAATAAGCTTTACCGCTAAATCGTTTTGACAAAGTAGAGGGGACCGGAAACGGCCCCCTCTCTCTTGGTAAGACATAAGAGTTGACAATTCTAGTGGCTGCTTCCATACAGGTCGTAGACTGTCAGGCTATCGCGGAATTGCTTGATCGTAAGCTTTTCCTTGGTCTTGAATACGACAACTTTCTGGGCAGTCGGCCGTATGTCAAAGAAATTGTCCGTGAAAGTCCCCTTAAGAGAGCCTGCATCGAGAGAGACAAAGAAAGCAGGGGCAAGGCAACTGACCGTAACGGAAAAGCCCTCGTGTGCCTTTGCTACCGATACTTTCAGTTTGGGATCGACTAGGGAGCATTTTTTTGGCCGGTCCAGGAACAGGCAGTTTTCCCTGTAGACTTCGTTCGATACCAGCTTGAAATAGACAAAGGTGTCCTGGGCCTCTGCGTTGAACTGCTTCTTACCATCGATCGTGCAGATATGCGTACTGCTTTGGGGTGCAAAATCCTGGAAGTATTCCTGTTTTTCAAGTTTTGTTCCATCAAAATGACAGAACTTAATGGAAACCTTGGCATTCACGAGGGGGGTCGCCCGGTCATTTATGACAAAGACTTCGATTATGCCGTCTTCCTTCACATAGGCAATCGGGAGGATTGGAGCATAGAAATGTTTTGCCGCATACTGCAATAGTTTCCATTTCCCGGTGTAGTCGATGGAGGACCAGGAAGCTACCGGCCAGTTATCGTTAAGTTGCCAGAATATCGTTCCCATACAAACAGGACGCAAGGTTCTCCAATACTCTACCGCGGTTTTCATAGCCATCGCCTGCTGTACCTGTGAGAGATAGAGCATGTGTTCAAGGGAATTGGGGAAACGAAAATACCGTGAGAAGTTCTCGATGATAATGGAGTTTCCCCTGTCGTTTTTCTGATGGTGCTCCATGACCGGGCTGGTCAGGTTCAATTGTTCGTCAGGGGTATACAGCTTGACAGTCGAAAGAGACGGGAAGCTCTGGTACCCGAATTCGCTTACAAACCGTGGCTTGATGGAATAATAGGCCTCAAAAGGTTTGCCTTCGTGCCATACTGACCAGAAGTGCATATCGCCGCGGCTGTCGTCATGCCAGTTGTCCGAAAAGTCGTCTATCCCTGCCGATGGGCTGGAAGGCCACCAGGTCCTGTTTGGGTCGAGCTCCCTTATGATTCTCCCGACGGTTCCTTCATTGAGCCGGTCGTAATCGATGATATACCGTACCGGGTTGTTTTTCGTTTCCTCATACCAGCTTATGGCCCCGAGGTCTTCATTGTTGCCACACCATAGGGCGATGCTTGCATGGTCTCTCAAACGGGGAATCTGGTAACGGAGTTCTGCTTCTACATTTGCCAGGAAAGCTGGGCTGGAGGGATACAGGGAGCAACTGAACATACAGTCATGCCAGATCATAATGCCCTTTTCATCACAAGCATCATAAAAAGCATCCATTTCATAGAGACCTCCGCCCCACAGGCGAACCATATTCATGTTGGCCTCGACGCAGTCCTGCAGCAATTGGTCATAACGCTGTTTTGAGAACCGGGAAACAAGGGCATCGAGGGGTATCCAGTTTGCACCCTTTGCGAAAACATCCCTGCCGTTTACACAGAATACCATGCCTTTCCCGCCTTGCCCGTCCTCAGGGGTATTGACGGTCAAGGTCCTGAAACCTATCCGTTTGGAGAACGTCTGCTCCCCTAGGTTCAAGGTGAGTTCATACAGGGTTGGTTTCCCTTCACCGCAAGGCCACCATTGTTCGATATCCTTGCATTCGAAATGGAACGTCAGTTTATTCAACCCCCGCATGACCTGTACCTCGCCTTTCTGAACGGATTTTGCCAGGCTCGCCTTACAGTTCAGCATCAGTGCCTTGGAAGCATTGTAGATGACCTCGACGGTTGCTTCCCAGTTTTTGTTTGAGCTTGGCTTGGTGTCGGTAACGATGGATTCCACGATTCCCTCGTTTATAAAATCGAGGGTGATATTCTCATAGACACCGAAACTCATGATACAGGGACCCCAGTCCCAGCCGCTGTGGCTCTGGGTTTTTCGAATGAGGTTCCGGTGCTTTGCAGATACAGGGTAGACCGAATACGGAATGGGGTAGGCTAGTTTTGCAGCCTCTGCGATTGCTGCATTCTCGGCACTGCTAAAGTGGAGCTCAATCGTATTGTCTCCCTCTTGGAGCAAAGAAGAGAGGTCGAAGCGGAAACGCCTGAACTGGTTGTCACATGTTCCGGCCACCTTCTGGTTTACCATGACGGTGATGATGGTGTCGGCCATGGTAAGGGTAAGGACAGGCATGCCACTTTCCATCTGTTCTCTGGTAACGGGAAAAACCTTGGAAAGTATCCAGTCATGCTTTCCAACCCATTGGACATCGAGTTCATTGGTTCCGTAATAAGGGTCCATGATCAATTGCTGCTCGAGCAATGCTGAGTGGATGTCCCCGGGTAAGGTACAGGGAATGCTTTCTGTGGTAAGGAAATATTTGCAAAACGGAGCAATGGCTCCGCTATCTTTGGGCCTAAGCCGCCATTGACCGTTTATTTTGAGTGTTTTCATGGTAACCCTCCGCTTGGCAGTATACCACAATTCTCCTGCAAAGGATGTTTTCGGGTGGGAAAAACGTTGGGTTGCCGCTTGATGGCTTGCTAAAAGTCAGGAACCTATACGGATGCGTAGCAGTAAAAATTCCCTTTCCTTGTATGAAAGAAAAGGCTGGTATATACTGATAGGTCTAGGCGACAAGGCGGGGTAGTCCTGCTTTGTACTCGTTACCAATCCATGAAAAGGGGTCAATGCTATGTATGCACCTGATGAAAAACGGTATGAGAAGATGAAATACAATTATTGTGGGAAAAGCGGGCTCAAGCTCCCTGCAGTTTCCTTGGGACTTTGGCATAATTTTGGTGATGCAACGCCTCTGGCCAATGCCAGGGAGATGATTCACACTGCCTTTGATCTGGGCATTACCCATTTTGACCTGGCCAATAACTACGGTCCCCCTGCAGGTTCTGCGGAACTGAATTTCGGAAAGATTTTTTCCCAGGACCTGGCAGCCTATCGGGACCAGCTGATAATCTCCACCAAAGCCGGATACAATATGTGGCCGGGACCCTACGGGGAATGGGGAAGCAGGAAATATCTGCTCTCCAGCCTCGACCAGAGTCTGCAACGGATGGGACTGGACTATGTCGATATCTTTTATTCCCATCGGTTCGACCCTGACACGCCCCTTGAAGAAACCATGGGAGCACTTGAGACAGCCTATCGGCAGGGTAAGTGCCTTTATGTAGGTATCTCTTCCTACTCGGCAAAGAAAACGCGCGAGGCCTATGCCATATTGAAGGAACGCAATATCCCCATTCTCATTCACCAGCCTTCCTATTCCATGTTGAATCGTTGGGTTGAGGAAGAATTGCTCGATACTATCGGAGAACTCGGGATGGGAACCATTTGTTTCTCGCCCTTGGCCCAGGGTATGTTGACAGATAAATATCTGGAGGCAATTCCCGAAAACAGCCGCGCTGCCAAGGAAGGTACCGCCCTTTCTGCCAAGATGCTGACAAAAGATAACCTGGATAGGATTAGAAATCTCAACGAAATTGCAAAGAAGCGAGGGCAGAGCCTGGCACAGATGGCTTTGGCCTGGGTGCTGAGGAGAAAGGAGATTACCACTGTCCTTATTGGTGCAAGCTCGCCTGCCCAGATACAGGAAAATGTGGGTGCCCTGGATAACTTGACGTTCACTGATGATGAGCTGAAGGAGATCGATCACTACGCACAGGACGGGAATATCAATCTGTGGGTAAAATCGAGCACTGCCGGTTGATTTAAAACCAAAGAGTGAGAAACGCATTAAAAACGCACCGGACTAACTGCCCAGTGCGTTTTTTGTATCATATGCAGGTCTTGTTATTTTCCGCTCTGTTCCAGTTCAAGGGTGACCGTAGTCCTGTCACAAACCTCTGTAGGTCCAAAATACTGTACAGCGCCTGGGAAGACGAAACAGGTTTCCCTGGCCCACTGGGCGCGATGTGCCTCAAAGTACTTGAAAGGCTTGCCTTCGAGTTCGACCAGGGCCTTCTTGATTACCGGCTTCATCTCGCCATGTCTCTGTTCCATGTTCATCATCGCTGTAATGGGGATTCCGCCTGCTTTCCATTCGAGAGCGGGGGCAGAAAGGTTCTTTACAGAGGAAAGGTACCCGGTCAAACCGCCAGCGATCAAGAGGAAGGCGTTATAACCAAGGCTATAGCAGTAGTCGGAGTCGAAGTTCGTCGGGAAGGCACAGCGTCCCTCATAGCCAAAGAAGTGGGTCATCGAGCTGAACTTGCCATTGTAAGTCCCTTCCTTCTTCATCTTCTTGAGCAGGGTTGCAACCATTTCGGCAAGGAGCTTGTCGGTTTCGATTCTGGAGACCTGGACATTCCCATGGGGGTCCCTGTCCATAAGCAGCTGTTTCTTGATGCCTTCAGGCAAAAGATTGAAAACACTCTTGCTCTCAGATGAGAGACGTTCGACAACAAAGGCGAACATTTGGTTGTCATCAGAGCAAAGGGCATAGGCCTCGGCTTCTTTGGCCAGCAGGTCGTTGATCTCCTGGATCAAAACCTTAACCTCAGGAATGAACTCAACCAGACCTTCGGGGATAAGGATGACACCGAAGTTGTTGCCGTCCTGGGCACGGAGTGCGACAGTGTTGGCAATGTCTTCTACGATGCTTGCAAGGGATTGCTTTTTAGCCTCTACCTCTTCGCTGATAAGACAGACGTTCGGCTGGGTTTCCAATGCACACTCCAAGGCAATATGGCTTGCGCTACGGCCCATGAGCTTGATGAAATGCCAGTATTTCTTGGCACTGTTTGCGTCACGCTCAATATTCCCGATAAGTTCACTGTAGGTCTTGGTAGCAGTGTCAAAACCGAAGGAAATCTCGATTGCCTCGTTTTTCAAGTCACCATCGATAGTCTTTGGGCAACCAATGACCTGGATACCGTTTTTCCTTTTGGCAAAATACTCTGCAAGGACGGCTGCATTGGTGTTGGAATCGTCTCCGCCGATGATTACGAGAGCGGTGATATCATGGGTCTTACACACTGCCTCGCAGACTTTGAACTGTTCCTCGCTCTCGAGTTTTGTTCTTCCGCTGCCGATAATGTCAAATCCACCGGTATTGCGATAGGCTTTCAAAAAGTCAGCGGTAATCTCTTTGTAGGAATTCTCAAGGATACCGCTGGGGCCGCCTTTGAATCCGTACAGGCGATTCTCGCTGTTGGCTGCTTTCAAGGCATCGAAAAGACCGCTGATGACATTATGCCCCCCAGGAGCCTGTCCTCCGCTAAGAATTACTCCAACATTACGGATCTGGGAAATGGCAGCATCTTTTCCTTTCTCAAAAGAAACCGTCGGAAGTCCACAGGTGTTGGGGAACAAAGCCTTGATTGCCTCGGCATCGGAGGCTGGATTCGTATTCTCTCCCTTGACTGGGAGGATGGAACCCATGGGTTCCCGAAGGATTGCAGGAAGCTTCGGCAGATAGTCATACCTTACACGCTGAAGGGGCGAAATATCCATGATATACTCCTTAATTCAAAAAACTCTTGGATATGCTAACCATAGAAAAAATACAACTTCTTTTCAAGCGATTGGAACAATTATACAGCCTAAACTTGCACCCAAGTGTTGTAAAACAACAGAGACGCATATTCCTGTTGCAGGCACTCTCTACTTCATGCTATACCCAAAGACAAGGAGTCTCTCATGCATATTTCAGAACCCTTGAACTTTGCTTGGCTTTTTACCCCTTCCTTCGACAGTACTTACACCGATATTTCCTTTGACGACAGCCACTGGGAACTGGTTGACCTTCCCCATGCCAATCGATACCAGCGGAGCCATTATTTTGATGAAAAGGATTTTTGTTTTGTCAGTTGTTACCGGAAACACCTCAAGCTTGACTGTCCTGTCGGTATGCATGCCCTTCTACGCTTTGAAGGAGTCGCCTCGCGATCAGAGGTCTATGGCAACGGTATCCTGCTTTGCACCCATGAAGGGGGATATACCCCCTTTGAGGTAGAGCTTCCCCTAAAAAAAGAGCTGGTACTCACCGTTGTTGTGGACAGCAGGGAGAATCCCAAGATCCCTCCATTCGGCGGTAGCATAGACTACCTCACCTTTGGGGGATTATACCGTACCGTCACGTTGCATTATTTTCACCAGCAACGGATAACAGCATGCCAGGTAGTGTGTGAAAACCCCTCGCTCATTTTCTTTAGGGCTGAAGTCAAAGAATCCGATGGGTTGCCTTTCCTTGCAACGCTCTATGACGGTGAAAGCGAAGTAGGTTCTTGCGAGGGTCTTGTCCTGGACGGAGTGATTACCGAACAGATGAGAGATTTGAATTTGCAGAGCTGGAGCACTGAAAACGCGAAGCTGTATACCTTTTGTCTGTCACTCGATGGCTTTGACACCTTCTCCTGCAAAATAGGTTCCCGTACTGCGCGGTTTGAAAAAGATGGGTTTTATCTCAACGGAAAGAAGAAAAAACTCATTGGCCTTGACCGCCACCAGAGTTATCCGTATGTCGGATATGCAATGCCGCCATCAATGCAAAGAGACGATGCTTTGCAACTCAAGCAACTGGGTGTGGATATTGTCAGGACAAGCCACTATCCGCAGGATCCTTCTTTTCTGGATGCCTGCGATGAACTTGGGTTGCTGGTACTGGAGGAAATCCCTGGGTGGCAACATATCTCTTCCGATCAGCATTGGCGGAAATTGTGTGTGGCCAATGTCAGGGATATGATTGTACGTGATTACAACCATCCGAGCATCGTCTTATGGGGTGTAAGGATCAACGAATCCCCTGACGATGATGCATTGTATGAACAGACCAATGCGATGGCTCATAAAACCGATGCTACCAGGCAAACCGGTGGCATACGGAACTTTGCAAAAAGCCATTTGCTGGAGGATGTGTATACCTATAATGATTTTTCCCACAGCGGCAAAAACGCTGGGCTGGCAAAGAAAAAAGACATATGCCTTGTAGATGCACCGTACTTGGTAACCGAGTTCAACGGCCATATGTTCCCGACAAAACGATATGACAACCCTATCATGCGAAGTGAGCATGCCCTTAGGCACTATCGCGTCCTCGATTCCCTGTATGCAACAGAGGGGGTATCCGGGGCGATAGGGTGGTGTATGAATGATTATACTACCCATAGCAATTTCGGAAGCGGGGACCAGGTCTGCTACCATGGGGTATGCGACCAGTTCCGCCTTCCCAAACTTGCTGCCTATGCTTACCAGGCCCAGCAGGACGAAAAGAAAATTATGGTCGTTTCCTCTACGATGGATATCGGCGATTTTCCTTTCTCCTCTATCAAATCAGTACTGGTCTGTACGAACTGTGACAGTGTGAACCTGTATTACAATACTGAATTGGTTGGTTCCTTTCTTCCCGACCGCAAGCAATTTTCCCATCTTCCCCATCCTCCTGTTGTCATCGAGGATTTGATCGGGAAACGGTTTGAGGCAGAAAACAGTTTTTCTCCAAAAGACAGACAGTATTTGAAAAATTTGCTTATAAAGGTGGGAAAACAAGCTGCCCAGTTTACCCTCGGCGATAAGCTGAAGATGTTCTATTTTATGAAAAAATATAAGATTTCCTACGATGCGGCGGTGAACCTGTACTCTCGTTATGTCGGAAATTGGGGAAGTGCCGCCTCTGTCTGGAAATTCGAGGGCGTCTGTGGGGGCAAGGTTGTCTGCACCGAGGTATTTGGCGGAGAAAACAAGCCTGAACTGCATTTGGAAGTCTCAAAGACAACCTTGCAGCTTGGTCCTTGCTATGACGTAGCCCAGATTTCCGTAGAAATACGGAAAAAGGACATGATGTTGCCGCTTTGTTATGCCCATGAGGCTTTTACGGTTTCCGTACAAGGCCCCATTTCGTTATTGTCCCCCTCTTTGAGCCAGACTGAAGGGGGCACCTCGGCCATCTATGTGCGCACTACCGGTACAAGCGGGAAGGCTACGGTGACGGTTCATAGCAATCTGGGTGACAAGATGGTTGCTTTTACGGTAGGCTAGGTTCTATGTTTACCCTTTATATTGATGCCGACTCCTGTCCAAAGAACCTCAGGGTCATTTTGCTCAGGTGTATTACCAAGAATGGATATCGTGCTTTTTTTGTTTCGGACCGACCCCTCAAAGATGTGCAGCTGGCCAAGCAGGAGCAGACTGCTTTGCTTCGGAAAAAGGCAAAACAAGAGGGTGTCACCGATGCTCTGGTCCTACGCTCGATCCAAAGCGAAATCGAGAGTGTCGTAGTAGATTCTGGAATGGACAGCGCCGATGACTGGATAGTCGAGAATGCAGAACTTCCCTGTCTTGCCATTACCCATGATATCCCGCTTGCAGCACGCCTGGTCGAGAGGGATATTCCTGTCATTGATGACCGGGGTGGAATCTACAACAAAGAGAATATGGCCAATAGACTCTCGGTTCGTAATGTGATGACTGAATTTCGCGAAATGGGGATTTTCTCCCAGAAAAACAAACCTATGGGGCCAAAGGAAGTCAAAGCATTCTCCGATTCCCTCAATTCCCTATTGCATATTTTGACCGTGAAGCAATAGGGGAAGGTTTTCTCCTTTCTCTATTGATGCGAAAATATGCACTGGTTCTCTACGAAAATGAAATAGACAGGATTTTCTTGCTTGAAAAGACAGGGGAAATGCCCTGGTTATCCTGTACGATGAGCAAGCTCGGTGACCCACTGAAAACCGAAAGGGCCCAACTGGTTCTGGGACGGGAAGATGCATTGCCTTCCCTGCTCAAGCTGAAGGCAACACTTCATACCCTTGTTGATCTTCCTCTGCTGGTCTTTGTTCCCCCGCAAAATCTTTCGGTTTTGAAGATGCTGGAGTCGAATGGCTGTTTCCTCATATCCGAGGAGGCTGACCAGGAAGAAGTTGATTCCCTGATTCTCCGGATGGTAAAGCAGGGTTCCCAGGCCTGTTGTGCAGAAAAAAGCAGATGTAACCTGACCCAACGGGAACGGCAGATCATTGCCCTGCTCATCTCGGGGCAGGATAATCGCCAGATAGCCACAAAACTGGGGATAAAGCTTTCCACTGTCTCGGCACACAAAAAGAATTTGTTTCTCAAGACCGGGGTGCATACAACCAGCCAGCTGGTGGTGTGGGCGATGGTAAGGGATATGGAATTCTCTTAAGCACCGAAAAGGAAGATTTTTCAATTGGAAGTCTATGTTGCGGATATATCTATTTCCTTATGAAAGATCATTAGTCACCACCATTGCGGCAAGTGCGAACGTGCAACCGTTAATACTTCCACCTATATAGGTGACAAAAGTGTTGGAAAAAGAGAAGGGCTGTCACCAATGAAATATTGGAACAGCCCTTTTTTGCAGAAATAAATTGCTTCTAGAAATCAGCCAGTTTCGGAGCCCTTGGGTACGGGATGACGTCACGGATGTTTGCCATGCCGGTTACATATTGCACTGCACGTTCGAAACCGAGACCGAACCCTGCATGGGGAACCGAGCCATATCTTCTCAGGTCAAGATACCACCAGTAATCCTGCGGGTTGAGGTTGAGCTCCTTCATCCTGGCGGTCAGGACATCAATGTTCGATTCGCGTTCCGAGCCTCCGATGATTTCTCCGAGACGGGGTACCAGTACATCCATTCCGCGTACGGTCTTCCCATCGTCATTGAGTTTCATGTAGAAAGCCTTGATTTCCTTGGGGTAGTCGGTGACGATCACCGGGCTTTTGCAGACGACTTCAGTGAGGAATTTTTCATGTTCACTCTGCAAGTCACTGCCCCAGCTTACCGAATAGTCAAATTTGTCATTGTATTTTTCAAGAATCTTGACAGCTTCCGTATAGGTTAGATGGGCAAATGGCGTATCGACAACATGCTGGAGCGTCTTGTCTACTCCTGCTTCAACGAATTTTGAGAAAAAAGCCATATCTTCAGGGCATTTTTCCAATACCGATTTAAACAGGTACTTCAAAAAAGATTCTGCAATTTCCATATCACCGGTGACATCGCAGAATGCCATCTCAGGTTCAACCATCCAGAATTCGGCAAGATGTCGCTTCGTATTGGAGTTTTCGGCCCTGAACGTAGGTCCGAAGGTATAGATGTTTTTCAAGGCAGTGGCGTAGGTTTCTCCCTCGAGCTGACCGCTGACAGTCAAGAATGATTTTTTTCCAAAGAAATCCTTGGAATAATCCACCTGACCTTCTTCAGTCCTGGGTACCTTGTCGAAATCGAGGGTGGTAACCTGGAACATTTCACCGGCTCCCTCGCAATCGCTTGCCGAGATGAGAGGGGTGTTTACATAGACGAAACCATTCTCCTGGAAATACTGGTGCACGGCAAAGGAAAGCGTATTGCGTACACGCGCGACTGCACCGAACATGTTTGTGCGGGGGCGAAGATGGGATATTTCCCTCAGGTATTCGACACTATGGCGCTTTTTCTGGAGAGGGTAGGTGTCAACCGGGCATTCACCGATAAGTGTAACATCGGTACTTGCCATCTCTACTTCCTGGTTTCCCCCAGCGCTTTCTACAATCGGCCCCCTGCAGGTAACCGAAGAGCCCGTGGTAATGGATGACAGCAAGGCATCGTTGTTCAGACTTACCTTATCGATGACAACCTGTAAGCCCTTGAGGCACGAACCATCGTTCAGCTCAAGGAAGCATACGGTTTTGCTGTCGCGTTTTGTGCGTACCCAGCCTTCGGCCGTAATAATCTCT
The sequence above is a segment of the Sphaerochaeta pleomorpha str. Grapes genome. Coding sequences within it:
- the mgrA gene encoding L-glyceraldehyde 3-phosphate reductase, whose product is MYAPDEKRYEKMKYNYCGKSGLKLPAVSLGLWHNFGDATPLANAREMIHTAFDLGITHFDLANNYGPPAGSAELNFGKIFSQDLAAYRDQLIISTKAGYNMWPGPYGEWGSRKYLLSSLDQSLQRMGLDYVDIFYSHRFDPDTPLEETMGALETAYRQGKCLYVGISSYSAKKTREAYAILKERNIPILIHQPSYSMLNRWVEEELLDTIGELGMGTICFSPLAQGMLTDKYLEAIPENSRAAKEGTALSAKMLTKDNLDRIRNLNEIAKKRGQSLAQMALAWVLRRKEITTVLIGASSPAQIQENVGALDNLTFTDDELKEIDHYAQDGNINLWVKSSTAG
- a CDS encoding diphosphate--fructose-6-phosphate 1-phosphotransferase encodes the protein MDISPLQRVRYDYLPKLPAILREPMGSILPVKGENTNPASDAEAIKALFPNTCGLPTVSFEKGKDAAISQIRNVGVILSGGQAPGGHNVISGLFDALKAANSENRLYGFKGGPSGILENSYKEITADFLKAYRNTGGFDIIGSGRTKLESEEQFKVCEAVCKTHDITALVIIGGDDSNTNAAVLAEYFAKRKNGIQVIGCPKTIDGDLKNEAIEISFGFDTATKTYSELIGNIERDANSAKKYWHFIKLMGRSASHIALECALETQPNVCLISEEVEAKKQSLASIVEDIANTVALRAQDGNNFGVILIPEGLVEFIPEVKVLIQEINDLLAKEAEAYALCSDDNQMFAFVVERLSSESKSVFNLLPEGIKKQLLMDRDPHGNVQVSRIETDKLLAEMVATLLKKMKKEGTYNGKFSSMTHFFGYEGRCAFPTNFDSDYCYSLGYNAFLLIAGGLTGYLSSVKNLSAPALEWKAGGIPITAMMNMEQRHGEMKPVIKKALVELEGKPFKYFEAHRAQWARETCFVFPGAVQYFGPTEVCDRTTVTLELEQSGK
- a CDS encoding glycoside hydrolase family 2 protein translates to MHISEPLNFAWLFTPSFDSTYTDISFDDSHWELVDLPHANRYQRSHYFDEKDFCFVSCYRKHLKLDCPVGMHALLRFEGVASRSEVYGNGILLCTHEGGYTPFEVELPLKKELVLTVVVDSRENPKIPPFGGSIDYLTFGGLYRTVTLHYFHQQRITACQVVCENPSLIFFRAEVKESDGLPFLATLYDGESEVGSCEGLVLDGVITEQMRDLNLQSWSTENAKLYTFCLSLDGFDTFSCKIGSRTARFEKDGFYLNGKKKKLIGLDRHQSYPYVGYAMPPSMQRDDALQLKQLGVDIVRTSHYPQDPSFLDACDELGLLVLEEIPGWQHISSDQHWRKLCVANVRDMIVRDYNHPSIVLWGVRINESPDDDALYEQTNAMAHKTDATRQTGGIRNFAKSHLLEDVYTYNDFSHSGKNAGLAKKKDICLVDAPYLVTEFNGHMFPTKRYDNPIMRSEHALRHYRVLDSLYATEGVSGAIGWCMNDYTTHSNFGSGDQVCYHGVCDQFRLPKLAAYAYQAQQDEKKIMVVSSTMDIGDFPFSSIKSVLVCTNCDSVNLYYNTELVGSFLPDRKQFSHLPHPPVVIEDLIGKRFEAENSFSPKDRQYLKNLLIKVGKQAAQFTLGDKLKMFYFMKKYKISYDAAVNLYSRYVGNWGSAASVWKFEGVCGGKVVCTEVFGGENKPELHLEVSKTTLQLGPCYDVAQISVEIRKKDMMLPLCYAHEAFTVSVQGPISLLSPSLSQTEGGTSAIYVRTTGTSGKATVTVHSNLGDKMVAFTVG
- a CDS encoding DUF188 domain-containing protein, with protein sequence MFTLYIDADSCPKNLRVILLRCITKNGYRAFFVSDRPLKDVQLAKQEQTALLRKKAKQEGVTDALVLRSIQSEIESVVVDSGMDSADDWIVENAELPCLAITHDIPLAARLVERDIPVIDDRGGIYNKENMANRLSVRNVMTEFREMGIFSQKNKPMGPKEVKAFSDSLNSLLHILTVKQ
- a CDS encoding helix-turn-helix transcriptional regulator, translated to MRKYALVLYENEIDRIFLLEKTGEMPWLSCTMSKLGDPLKTERAQLVLGREDALPSLLKLKATLHTLVDLPLLVFVPPQNLSVLKMLESNGCFLISEEADQEEVDSLILRMVKQGSQACCAEKSRCNLTQRERQIIALLISGQDNRQIATKLGIKLSTVSAHKKNLFLKTGVHTTSQLVVWAMVRDMEFS